The DNA window AATCCACGTAATAACATTGAGAAGCATTCGTGTGACATTTTAGATAAATATATAGAGCACTACATTGTGAATAGATTGTGGTGTTTGAAGTAAACCTGACTACcggtacatttgtattatttctccACTGCCGTGCAAAAGCAAGGAAACCGCAAATAACTACACTCTTGTTTTGCACACCAGCCTGCGTTTATTGTTATGTGTGAACTGATATATATTGTAAATCCTTATTCATATTCTGCAGTGTCCGACTACTCACATCCACAACGTATTAAACAGACATTATTATTTCATTGCCTTTCAGATGATCAGAGGTAAAGGTGATGAAGATGACTATTGGAACAGTTCAAAGTTCAAAGCTTTCAcgtttgatgatgatgatgacgaatTTTCCAGGGTACTACTGGACATAAACCGTCCCCTATTATTGACTTTGCTTGGTTCAGCTGTTACATGTAATTTCTTATTGATGTGGCTGTTCTCATATGTATAGTCAGAATGTCCAGATGtgatttgtgttttaatgtgatGAATATGCTTTCCGAGATGAATAGGAATGGATAACACACTTGACACCCTTCAGGACCAAAGCTGACGTCTTCTGACTTAACCGAGCAGATACTtgctgaatacatttaaaacacaaaacaaacgcaTAAATCTGGGTTCCAAGTCTTTAGACATAGTTTATGAGCTTGGGTGGCTTATAAAAATGTGAGTAGCACCAAATATTGATCTAGGGTTGCAAGGATCTGCCGTTACATTGACACGCGTGTTGCTGGTTCCTGCAGTTGAAGGAGTCGAAGAGAACAGTGAACAGGATCCGCAGTCTAgtggatgaggaggaggaggaggaggaggatgacgtGGAGAAGGTCAGCTGGAGTGGAGAGCCAGTGGGAAGTATGCAAGAGCTCTTTATAGGACATACTGGGCGTGGGGGGCAGATTGCCAGAATGCCATGTTGGCCCACCAGGCCCTTTATAATAGTGTTAAAGTTGGGGCAGATGATTTAAGAGAGGTATATGAGTGGTGACTCAAATAAGCCAGTTTAGTTGAGTTAAAACACTTTAACATTGTGATAATTTGATACTGGTTAATGagaacatttttttatatacctGATCCAATGAGGTCACGTTTCAGAACAATAAGATGTATGAACCAAATGAGAAAAATACCTCCTGACAGATTAAGGTTTTCACAACAGTTGGTGCTGGAATCACGGAGACTTCAATCTGGAATGGTGACTGATATATGTCAAAGATAATATGAAGAGAGCTGTGATCGTGTGTCACCTGAGTTTGTTGCTCTATTTTGCCAATGTGACATTCTCAAGGGTGGTCTCTCTGCTGTTGTTCTTTCACAGGCATCAGCTGGTCTATCAATGAGACCGCGTccacctcccgagtggccggAGAGGTTCGGGATCAAGGATTCCCCAAGATTGACAGCACACCCTCCTTACCCAAACAGCTCTCCAGCTACTCCTTAAGCAGCCTGTTCAAAGGTGCCTGATGCAGTACTAGGATCAAATGGCCACCACAGTCAAGGAGAGCATGTGAAAATGAGAGGTTGACAGCGGTTTGGGCCCTCTTCGTGGTTTGGTTGTTAACAGTAGCAGATCTTCTTTTGAAAACTCCCATTGACTCGCATTCCACTGCAACATAATCATGCGTGCATTTAACATACTTTTTCATAGCCGACCAATGGCTTGAGATGAGTCTGTATCCATGACACTGTATAAGGAAGGGTACTCATGAAACCATGTTTTAGAGGTCAAATCAGctgttgtttctgttttctAGGGCGAGGCAAACAGGGCAGTTTTCAGTCATTCTCTGATAGTAAGTAGCCGTCTGTCGTTTTGGATGATGTGTCTGACCGCTGTGCTGTAGAGATGCCTCCAATCAGAGTTTTAGTCAAATAATAGTTTAGcagttaaataattaaactaataGTTGATGAAAAGTTGTAATTTAGTTCACTTAAAatctttaatgtatttattgtttcatttttatactttacaattattattgattttgtcTGTCTTTGTCCAAGGACACTGGCATGCTGGATGGAACTGGCAAACATTGCATGgagacatttttagatgttaaactgctcaattaaaaaaaatacagaacaaaGGAATGAGGGGGGTTGTAATCTGAGCTTTCATAGTGGTCATGAATATGGTGTCTAAAAGAGCATGAATTGACATTAAGTAGACATAAAAGTAAGATTAGTATTAACTCTAATTCTGAATCAAAATGTTTTCATAGATGCACATCTGAATAAGTAATACATAAATGCGTGTCTTCCTTTTGTCAAGTTCTTAGTGATACGTCGTCCAAAAGTTTTGCACCAGAACTTCGAAAGCCAAAATCGGAATACAAGGTAaataaagatttttattttctcatgtCTGTTGGCTTTATAAATGAAGTCTGAGCTTCTGACCAGTGTGTTTAATTGCTGCTATTGTTTTGCTAAAGGACTATGTTAGTGACTGGAGCGTGGAAGAGACTATTAGACGGATGCAGAGGGGGAAGGTTAGTGTTACATCTTCACTAGACACacttacaatgtgtgtgtgtgtatgtgtacaaatgTTAAAGCTCTGCAGTGCATCACTGTTTTCCCTGTTGGTGTTGTGCTGCAGGCCTATTCCCTGGAGAAGTTCCGCTCCCTGAAGGACAAACTCCTGCTCTTAGACGCAGCAGTGGGGACACACGATGGAAACGCCATCACTGCAGTAAGTGCCGGGCGGCCTGTCGTGCATGGCATTGCCTCTTTTGACTCCTGGTCTGTTATGATACCCACCTTACACTAGTGGAATAAAGGCAGGAAGCCCCTCCTGTTCAGACTCTTCCAAGAGGAGGTCTGAACTTTCATCTCTTGCCTTCAGAAATAATACCTGGTCTACAGGCCGCAGTACAAAGGAGCATTAGAGTCCTGTTCAGTGTGTGACTAACACAAAAATCTTTGCTTTGCAGGTGTTGATCTTTTTGAAGAGGTCTTTAAGTAAAGGTAAGCATGCTAATTTTCTTGTGCTTTGCTGTGGACTTCAGGTGTAAGTCcctttttcattcttttatGGTGCTTATTTCAGAAAGGGGAGTGAGTATGCAGGACTCTCCATGTGTTCAAAAACGTGTTTTAAAACATAGGTTATTTATGTTCTTTGCAATGCTCTGAAGTTCAGATtgtcagtctttttttttttttttcttaagaaaTCCTGTTTCGGGAGTTAGTGTCCAGAGAGATAGCCTTGCGGCATTATATCCACTTTCTGAAGGAAATGGGGGAACAGAAACTACTACTGGAGCTTCTCACGTAAGGGTGGATACTGTTTCACTTCAAATTCTCATTCTTGTTTAGTTccaattttcattttaatataaataatgccTTCCAATTCATGTAATTTGTGGGTAGAAATGTAGCTGCTGATTATCTTGGGattattttgattgattgattgattgatttgactttaattcactgagtttaaaattgtaattttcaAGGAGAACCGGAGAGTAATGAATAGTGAAGAGACAAATATGATTAGATAAAATGGCTATTATACTTGCCTGTTCTGTTTTTTCTACAGATCCTTAGGAAAGGCAGAAGATGTTGCTGTAAGTAGTTTTTGTAATACAAGCTGCACCCTGAACTCTGATATTTGTAACATCAGGCTTTGTATCTCGGTTAAAGCTGGCGTTTgaagataaaatacaattttgtaaATCTGTGAACACAGACAGGAATGTTAATACTACTTTGATCGTGAAAGCATGAAAGAACTAACATTTTCAGGTCACCAGTTGGCACTTCAATTGGAGTGTGAGTTAATTACATTGTATGGAATATTCTGTAATCACTGTGTATTACCTGGTGtgattttgttctgtttttaattttagtaGGAAATATGATATGCCTCTCCATATTTTTCTTGACCACTTACAGCTCTTGCAGTACAGAGAGCATCTGAACATAAAAGATGATGTCAAAAGGAAGGAATATTTGAAAACATGTATCGGGTAAGATAAATACTTTTTTGACTGTGCATGCTGGTAAAAAAGGTGTGACAGTAGAGGTAGTGTCATCATTTATTTTAAGGTGGTAATGGCTGGATtacaatttaaatgtgtttggatTAATACTGATTGAACACTGTATTCACAGTGATTAACAATACCTAAtttagacatttttgttttgttgtgatcATTTGTATTCAAACATAAAGCAAAACTATTTAAAGGAGTAACCAGCCATAACTGCATTGAGACAGCCCTAGTGACATCTTTGTCAATGCTTTTGTGTTAGCCTTCCTTTTTCAGCTGATGATGCCAACCATGTTCAAGACCACTACACACTCCTGGAAAGACAGATCATTATAGAGGTGAGGAAACTTACGGAACTTGAGGAAACTTTACCATGGACAGTGTCTAAAAGATATCTTTGCCACCTTTACTCCCTATCTTTGCTCTGTAGTGTACAGTTCAGAGCTTTAACcttgtggaaaataaatatattcttgtTCTCAAACTATAAAACAAGGTTTTCATTGTATATCACTTCCTAGATATCTCGCATATCACTTATTGATtatgtattgtgtatatatattatgtggGGAGTTCCATATATATTCAATATACACATTTTGCAAATCCAACTGACAAATGGACAGTTTTCGTTCAGTATTTTATCACTTAAATGTCCAGATTGCCACACTATAGGTCGAATATgtacattaatatatacatcttaTGAAGCAGGATATGATCAAAACCCTtacagaagagaaaaaaacaacaaaacatgaatGCTTTGTATGGGCAGGTGTCCGACAAGCAAGCTGAAAAAACGGGACAGATGGAGATATTTAAGAAGTACCCAAGAAAAGCTTCCATCTTAAACATGCCCATTATCACCACTCTCTACTACTCCTGCTTTTACCATTACGGGGAGGCTGAGGTGAGTACTGGGGATGTTGAAATGAACCGAGGGAAAGAGTTGAGCTATGTGATTTATTCTGATTGTTTATTACAGTGGGTGTGATTGTGAGTCACGTTCAAACTGTGATTAACTTTAGCGCATGTCCCATTCCTGGTTGCTCACTGGAGTGTATATATCTTTTTATTCTTTTCTCCCTCTAGGGCACTTACAGCAGCCCAGCAAACATCAAGAAAACATTTAAGGTAAGAGGAACCAATTGCAGACGGCCAAAGTGTGTTCATGAGAACAACCCTGAGTTTGCATTAGAACATGGTGACCTTTTTAGCTGTGGTCTGGAATTGCAATGGATTAATGCATGCATTCTATGGTATTCTTcttttcaacatttttttattcattgaTGTACATTATTGTCCTGCAGTGTGCGCATTTGCCTTTTTGTGTGCTTTGCTGTGCACTAGCAGACTGCTAAAgcccaaatcaaataaatacttgAACTTCCCATCACCCAGTGCTTGATGGCTGTTgggttgaagttttgatttgatctggATGGTAACATCTTCCTGGCAGGTCATTTTGTAATCCATTTCCTGggatcactttttattttttgtccctTTTCACACAGATCTCCGAAAAACAATTTTTACTGACGGCCCTGGGGGCACGAGCCAAACAGAGGGCCTGGACTGACGTGGACAGCCTCTTCACCACAAAGGTAATACGGGACAGGAGGCTGGAGCAATACTGGGATACAATCCTCCGACCTGTTTGTGTATTTCACCACCGCACTTAAAGTTTGGAATTTGATTTTGTACACTGCGTGTCataacatttataaaatgtGATGGACAGATGGACTGGTTATTGTGTCCCATCCCCCCAAGTGGCATAATCCCTCTTGTGGTTCAGTGCCAATTCTCCTTTCCTGTTACAGAACTGGCTGGGCTACACCAAGAAAAGAGCGCCTATAGGATTCCACAGAGTTGCTGATATCCTGCAGAAAAACAATGCTCCAGTACAAGTAGGTTCCTAAAATTGGCTGGATTTTTAAAGAACCCTCTGTTTAGGTATGGTATAATTCATACTTTACACCCAGCACTTGTCACTAGAGGGCGATCTTGACCATTTCAATGTTCAGATCAgtcagttgtgtttttttatggtttgttaTGTCTTTCTTACTAGCAGCTGTATTTTGCAGAAGAGTTGGAAGTCAATGCAAAATATATCAAAAGTATTAAGTTTCTTTGAACTTTTAGCCCTTCAGTTATTAAAGAGGAATACATATATGCTGGTACTGTGCCAGGTATATTTTTTTCACCGAACTGAATCTGTTGGGATGTTGAATCTGTTTGGATGATATTCTTAGATGACTATTCTTAGTCATCTTGAGCCACAAAGTAGGGTCAAAAAGGGTCTtctcagttaaaaaaaataaaaaataaaatctcaacACCTTGACTTTGGTATTACACAGAtcccttttgttttttgagcTTTGCTGACATCATGATGTGCACATGTTTGTGTAGGTGGTGTGGTTTGTGCCCCTAGGTTGCACAAGCCGGAAGCACCATAGAAACTTGCCTGTGAAAAGGGTAGGTATCTGATCTCCGAGTGGTGAGCACATGTGGCTTACTTTGCGAGATCTTCTCCGCAGCGGTAGATGTGGACTAAACGGCTGACAAAATGTCCCCACTCAGCCCAATCCTCTCCCTTTGTGGTCCAACAATAAGCTGCGTGCTCACACTTCCCCTAGGTGCTGCAGGAGTATGTGTGTTTAGTGGATGACACCGAGCTGAAGATCGCCCTGGCGCAGAAGTACAAATGTCACGATGTTATCATTGATGTAAGTCACCAGTTTCCAGTTCTGTCTTCAACATGATACGGTGCACCTGGCATCACACACTTGTCATCACCAGGGACAGTTCACGTTACGCACACTTtcctcattctgcacagaatatgaccATTTATTCAATGGAGGCTCAGACTTTCTGCAGTAAGTGTGCAGGAAACTATTTACATTATCTTATATTCTAGTAATACGTATTGGGGGAATAGttacatatgaaccagcatgtAAACATAATGTGCAGTACACCAGGTGAATATTTGTTGTGGGCGGTCTCTCAATgtaagttttcttgttttatgtgttgcatttattttaactagtcgcaagagagagagatggggagaaggggggtgtttaaaatagggctatagcacaattcccattttacaacataaaacagtttatacatattttattaaacttgaaatttgaaatacatctttTTACTTCATACAATGTGAAGCGTTTTGAAATGGCTTCGTCTGTCTATTACAACTAagtacatcaatgcagaaaatgcacttttcaacagggctgtttgtgttgcatttaccaacctggcagtgtctttattccGTGTGCCCGTGGGCAGCTGGCTGAAGGGCGAGGGGCACCTTCAGTCCTGTAGATGCTGAATTGTAATGCCAACAGCAGTCTAGACACTAACACCAGCATAAGCCTGCCGCCAGCCCGACACCTAGTATAAAAGATTGAATtcaaaaggaaagttagaaacttgctgagcccatcagaggacaggcagatgaGAGCCATATCACCTGCGATTCTTCAGTTGTTTATCAAAATGTGtgcatatacataaacaaataaaccaaatgtataataaacttttcacaataaattgtgtaaactggtgtatacattggtatgcacatatcttagcagacttattcaattatacaacataaataaccagtttTAAAACtagcataaaactgaaatatgacatGTAatgtgaaagcactttgaaatggctcAGTCTATTCCAGCTGCGTATCAGTGCAGAAAACACACTTTTCAAAACTAGTGTCTTATACCTAATACAAAAGAgttagcattcatgatcaaacagatGGATCAAAGCATTGCGGAAGCCACAAACTACAGGTCCGGCAGTTGGAggagaaagtatttataacttattaattTTGAGGGGTTTAAAgcgttttgttatttatttttcatttaggcctatgtattttgtattttatttaattaattaattattaatctaCACACAAATTACTTTGAAAATGAACGACTACACCTGTCAAAGGTAACTGTACGATTTaataaaagtctgttttggaatTGTAGAACATTAAGAAATATTCagtctaaatcaaaagagatttagtgtgtaatttgtaagtgaatatgcaaattggtgATGAACTGTCACTGGTGATGAAATGCCCGTGATGAAAACTGCATGATGATCAGCTGACAGCTACTACTGTGAGTAGGAAGAGGAGCCGTGGTTGTATTCATTCTAGTCGAATCTTGGTATGAAATGCTTGGTATGAAAGTATGTTTTAACTACCTGTGTGCATCATCAACTAATACATACGTGTGCAGATTTTAAGAACTTAAGAGAACCCAAAGACTGAGGACATAAAATGAGCTCAAACGTATAAGAGACCTTCGGGAAGTCTTACGAAACTCTGCATTTGGTTGCAATGACAACAAGAAGAAACGGTGGGGGACCTGAATTGGGCAACACTGAAAAAGGGAATGTTTTCTGGGGAAATGACAGAATGAGTGTTAATTAGTGTTAAAAATCAAGTGAGATTTCAGTAGCCTATTTGAAAATAACACTAGTATAGTGTTCTCCCCACAGCTGTATTGGATAAGTATACAGGCATGCTAGTTATTTATAAACGCATTGAGGCCTTTAGTTATTATTAGTTGTGAAGGAATGCTTCctttttttctaaaaatatcTCCCACTAGATACTGCTGTGAGAGCTGTGTGTCAAAATCACAAGACTTTTGCCACACTATTTTTCCTTCTCCTCAGACCTACAGAGACCTGAAGGACCGACAGCAGCTGATGTTGTACAGGACTAAATTAGACCGAGGCTCTCCTGAAGAAAGGAAGATTGATGCCATCCTCAACAACACAGTAAGAAGGGCCCCTATTCCTCATGGCtcaattttgcatttaaataaggTTCCAGCAGTTTTGGAGCGTTAAGTTAAAAACCAATTGATCAAAACTGAATTCTCCATTGGTAGcttgaaatcatttaaaatgctgTTATTTTAATCAGTGGCCACAACTGTCTGTGTCATGCAACAGACAGGAAACAGATTATTTTACAAGACTTGAAATCAGCCAGTGCTGCCTTTTGACTTGCTCAGGATGTGGTGAAAACAGAATTCATGGTAAAGATAGCATATCAGAAAATACAACATTTACCAAAACATTTTGGTGTTGGTTATTCCAATATTGGGTGCTTCCTTCTGCAATCTTCCTCTTTTCATTTGTTCTCCATTGGTGCCGTTCTGTCCACAGTGATGTGCTAATGTCAACTATCGTGCATTGAATGTTAAATAAAGACCACCTAGTCCATTTCACTTTATCTGGGAATAATACCCCAGGTCACTAAAAGTAAAAGGCAATACTTTGTTTCCTGCattcttttgtgtttgtgtgtaacgCACTCCTACAAACGTGGTATTAACCACACAAAAGATGGATGCAAGAAAAAAAACGGGGCCCTTTCTCAAAAGGTTTTTAAAGCCTCAAGCACAAGTACAGTTTCTGAAAGCACATATTCACTCTGTGTTTGCTAATGAATGATTTTGTGAGTAAATGCAACTCCAGTTTAAGCCAGTCTCTGCCTTTGTTTTTCAGCAAATCCGATGGAAAAACTGAGAGAAATCTGCACACTTTGAGAGCACCTGAAGAAAGTGCAAAGGCGGACACTGTGTACCCGCTAGTGCCAATGACAGTTCTGTACAGAGAGACAAAGAACGTCCCATATCCCTGTACATCTGGTTGATTTTCTTGCTTTAAAACCGTTTGCCGAATGaggattttattttgcattcagCTGCTCCGAAAGCAAAGCTCAATATGCCATCTTTTACATTGAAGGGGCCAAAGTactcctttttttatttgcatttgtatgtTTGCAGAAGATAAAATGAGTTCTACCCAGTGTGCTTACTGTAATATAACTGTAATTTTCACTTTGGTTTTTTTTCTCATAAAGCATCTCATCATTGTCAGCACCTTCCCCAAAATGTGTACAATGAGTGCTTTGATGACGGCACTGCCGAAACTAAATAAAGGAAATAGAAGTGAAATAGCAGGGACAGAAAtggtaaaatacaaatttcctgctcattttttctatttattttgtacaggTGCGACAAATGACTCTAgcctggcaaaataaaaagttgCAAAATTCTGAAGTGTGGTGGTTTCTCCAAAAATGTGGCACCAGAGTAAATTGCCATGTCATTTCTCCAGCCTTTATGTGTTGGCTGGTATTGTGCACACACTAACCAAAAATATCAACTCATTTCTTTTGCAGATTCAAATGTTTGTATTTCTCACAATGCTATCCAAAATTAAGACGCTAGACTCTGTGTTACCACAGTGAAAGATGTGCACAGGAGAGCAGGGTGGGTTTCTATTCATGGTTAATTTATAGTTTTCCTGCCTCAACCGCACCTCTTGAAATGTAGTTACTCGACTGCAGGAAACCACGCCCATAAGGaagatttttaattatttaatttctttaacGTGTTCACATCAAAGGGgatgattatttaaaaaacaaaacgccAAAACATGGAAATAGGCCAACCGCTTACCTTtcttttgaaatgatttgttCAGAAAGGTACAGATGAGGGTTATCTTACAGGTAACCACAGACTGACACTTTAGAAAACCGGAGGAAGACTGTTCACAAGATTCAGCCGAAAGATAAGCGACATGACTGTGAGGAGGATGGCCAAGATACGGAAGCAGGAGGCCTGCGACTTTTCCCTTTTTAGACTGCACGACAGGATGGTGGCTTCCAGCTGCTTTTATAATTAACTATTGTTCCACGTTCTCTTACCATGGCAGAAGTACATCATGACTGTTCAGgattaaatcttttttttaggCCTCTTAAGGTCATCTCCTGTTTTTGGGTCATTGTAAGCACAGCACAACTATGTCAAATCCTACCACTACCTCtatccatttgttttttctttgttccaGACATTGCATTTCTTCTTACTGTTGATCTTGTTTTATGTTGTGGTTGTTTGTCAAAAATCAGTCATACACAATACCTCGCACCTTCAGTAGTAATCAGTGACATTTTCTTCTCAGAGACAAAAAAAACTTCAGTGTATTGGtgtatttagatttttctcAATTGTACATTGTGTGGAACAAAAGACACCAGGGCATTGTGAGGCATGATTTTCCTGTGAAAGGAAAAAATAGTAAGAAATGGCATTATCTACAACAAGACAAACTGTGACAATGGCAGATGGGAAATAGGACATACATTTTATAGTTTAGGTgtttaagtaattaaaaaatgttctgCGCTACTGGGGAAATTACAGAACAGATGTTGAGGTGTACTTTACAGAACAGGTGCAAAACTGGCAAGCtgatattgtaatattttgatTACGGCACAATAAATATCAAATGTATCAATATTGTTTTTGACCTGAACATCGTATTTCCTCTTTACTTGCTCTGACTTCACACTGAAATATTCAACCACATAGAAGCAATAAGTTTTGCATAGGAATAAAATTGCATCTTCAAAAAAAAGAAGGTTCTGTAGTTTCCTATAATGTTCAACCCACTTTATccttcagagaaaaaaaaaagcatgcactTTATTAAACACTGCTTTTTTTTGGCAACGTTGTAGACTGTTCTCTGAAAACGTACCTCATAAAATGTCATA is part of the Amia ocellicauda isolate fAmiCal2 chromosome 21, fAmiCal2.hap1, whole genome shotgun sequence genome and encodes:
- the vipas39 gene encoding spermatogenesis-defective protein 39 homolog — its product is MIRGKGDEDDYWNSSKFKAFTFDDDDDEFSRLKESKRTVNRIRSLVDEEEEEEEDDVEKVSWSGEPVGSISWSINETASTSRVAGEVRDQGFPKIDSTPSLPKQLSSYSLSSLFKGRGKQGSFQSFSDILSDTSSKSFAPELRKPKSEYKDYVSDWSVEETIRRMQRGKAYSLEKFRSLKDKLLLLDAAVGTHDGNAITAVLIFLKRSLSKEILFRELVSREIALRHYIHFLKEMGEQKLLLELLTSLGKAEDVALLQYREHLNIKDDVKRKEYLKTCIGLPFSADDANHVQDHYTLLERQIIIEVSDKQAEKTGQMEIFKKYPRKASILNMPIITTLYYSCFYHYGEAEGTYSSPANIKKTFKISEKQFLLTALGARAKQRAWTDVDSLFTTKNWLGYTKKRAPIGFHRVADILQKNNAPVQVLQEYVCLVDDTELKIALAQKYKCHDVIIDTYRDLKDRQQLMLYRTKLDRGSPEERKIDAILNNTQIRWKN